From Budorcas taxicolor isolate Tak-1 chromosome 19, Takin1.1, whole genome shotgun sequence, the proteins below share one genomic window:
- the LOC128064806 gene encoding C-C motif chemokine 3: MKAPTAALAALLCTMALCSQVFSAPFGADTPTACCFSYAARQLSRKIVADYFETSSQCSKPGVIFQTKRGRQVCANPSEDWVQEYVTDLELNS, translated from the exons ATGAAGGCACCCACAGCTGCTCTCGCTGCTCTTCTCTGCACCATGGCCCTCTGCAGCCAGGTCTTCTCGGCACCAT TTGGCGCTGACACCCCAACGGCCTGCTGCTTCTCCTATGCCGCCCGGCAGCTTTCTCGCAAAATCGTAGCTGACTATTTTGAGACCAGCAGCCAGTGCTCCAAGCCTGGTGTCAT CTTCCAGACCAAAAGAGGCCGGCAGGTGTGTGCCAACCCCAGTGAGGACTGGGTCCAGGAATACGTCACCGACCTGGAGCTGAATTCCTGA